The DNA window ACAACGCGCTGCTCGCCCCGCTCTACCTGGCCGCCTGGCAGGTGGAGGGCGAGCCCTGGATGCTGGCCGTGGCCCGTCGCACGCTGGGCTGGGCGCTGCGCGAGATGCGCCATCCAGGCGGTGCCTTCTTCACCTCGCAGGACGCCGACGCGGAGGGCGAGGAAGGCCGCTACTACCTCTGGACCGCGGAGGAGGTGCGCGCGCTCCTGGGCGAGCGCGACGGCGAGCTCCTCTGCCGCCACCTGGGGATCGGAGCGGAGGGGGGCCGCGTCGGCGGGGCAAGCCAGCCCTTCCTGGCCGCCGGGGCGGCGGAGCTGGCGGCAGAGAGCGGCGCCGAGCCGGCGGCGGTGGAGGCGCGGCTCCGCCGCGGCTGCCGCCGCCTCTTCCGGGCGCGGCTCCGCCGCCCGCGCCCCGCGCGGGACGAGAAGGTGCTGGCCGGCTGGAACGGCCTCATGATCCGCGCCCTGGCGCTGGCCGCCCGCGCCCTCGAGGAGAGGCGGTACGCGCGGGCGGCGGAGCGGGCGGCCGCCTTCGTGCTGGAGCGGTTGGCGCCCGGCGGGGAGGCCGCGGAGGGGCTGGCGCCCGCCGGGCCGGCGGCGCCGCTCCTCCTCTTCCGCCGCTGGCGGGAGGGCTTCGGCGCCGACCTGGCCGGCACGCTGGAGGACGTGGCCTTCCTGGCGGACGGCCTGCTGGAGCTCTATCCCGTGGCCTTCGACCGGCGCTGGCTGCGGGCGGCGGAGCGGTTGGGCCGGGAGCTGGTGGAGCGCTTCTGGACGGAGGAGATGGGCTTCGTGCTGGCGGAAGGCGGCCCGGCCGGGCCGGAGGGGCCGGGCGGTCCGCCGGCGGCCCCCGCGCCCGTGGCCGCCGGGGCGGCCGAGGCGCCGCCCACGCCCGCCGCCGTGGCCATCCCCGGCCGCCGCACCCTCGAGGCGGCATCATGAGGATCCTCCGCGGCGCTGGCGCCGCCATGCTCAGCCTCGCCGCCGCTGCCGCCATGGCCCTCGCAGCCTGCGGCGGCGATGACAGCGCTGACCCGACACCCACGCCCGGCAGCACCGAGACCCCGGCCGCTGCCTCGCCCACCGCCGCAACCCCGGGCGCGTCGCCCACACCAGCGGCAACCGCCCCGGCAGCCACCCCGACACCGGTCGTCCTTACGCCCACCTTCACCTGCACCAACCCTATCGCACCCCTCCAGGCCCGCCTCAACCGCGGCCAGCAGGTCGAACTCCAGGGCCGCGTCTTCGGCGTCATGGACCGCAACGGCGATGCCGTCCTCGCCGTCGGCGCGCCGCTCGATGCCCTCCTCCGCGTCGAGGTCGTCGTCCCCTCCGGCAGCCGTCAGAACTTCCCGGCCGACCCGCTCGTCGGCTTCGCCGGCCGCGACGTCTGTGTTCGCGGCACTGTCGAGGAAATCGGCGGCGTTCTCACCATCGCCGCCACCAGCCCCGGCGAACTCACCGTCGTCCAGTAACCGGAAGGAGCGCCGCAGATGACCGTCTCCGCGATCACCATTGCCCGCCAGGTCGGCACCGGCGGCGAGGACATCGCCGCCATCGTCGCCGGGCAGCTCGGCTACCGCCTCCTCGACTACCGCATCGTTCAGGAAGCCGCGCTCGAAGCCGGCGTCTCCCCCGAGACCATCGCAGAAGCCGAGCGCCGCCCTTCCTTCCTCGCCCGCATCATCGAGGCGCTCGCCCGCACACCCGGCGCCGGCGCAGCACAGTGGGGCGAGCCGCTCAACATCGACGCCACCCCCATCCTCACCTCCGCCGACTACCGCCAGCTCATCCAGGATGTCGTCGAAGACTTCGCGAATCACGGCCGCGTCGTTTTCCTTGGCCACGGTGCCCAGTTCATGCTCCGCGCCCGCCCCGACGTCTTCCGCGTTTTCATCGCCGGCAGCGAGGCCGCGCGCGTCCGCCGCCTCATGGCCCAGGCGCAGCTCGACGAAACCGCCGCCCGCGACCTCGTCCAGCGCACCGACCGCGAGCGCATTGCCTACTTCCGCGAATACTTCGGGGCCGATTGGCTCGACCCCGCCAGCTACGACCTCACCGTCTCCACCGACCGGCTCGCGCCGGGAGCCGCAGCCAGCGTCATCCTCTCCGCGCTCGAGCTGCGGCACCCCGTCGCCGCCTGAACGCTCGACCCAGTCGCTGGCTGTGCCTAGTCTGGGGTGCGAAGCCCGCCGCTTCGCACCCCAGCTGCTGCTCCGGAGGCCCCCTTGGACTGGTGGCGCATCGTCCACGTCCTCTCTCTCATCTGGCTCGGCGCCGGCCTGGGCGCCACCTACCCCCTCATCCTCCGCGCCTGGGCAAGCAGGGACCTCCGCTACCGCGCCACCCTCCTCATCGAAGCCGCCAACAACGAAACCCGGGTGCTCCTCCCCGGCGCCATGGCCAGCGGCATCACCGGCTTCTTCTGGGCCGTCGCCGCCGAGTACAACTTCATCAAGGACGCCTGGCTCGGCATCCTCACCCTGCTCTACATCTTCTTCTACTTCGTTTGTCTGCCCCTGCTCGGCTTCGGCCTGCGGCGGGCCAGGCTCGCCGCCCTCATCGCCCAGAAGAAGGGCGAAGAAACCGACGAACTCCGCCAGGTCCTCGAAGACCGCGTGCCCATCGTCTTCGGCACCATCCTCGTCCTGAGCGTCCCCCTCCTCGCCTGGCTCGCCGTCTTCAAGCCGTTCTAACCGTCCCGCGCCCCGGTCAGAACAGCAGCGGCTCCCCGCCCGCCCGGGCCGCACCCGGGTCGCATGCCGGGCTCCGCTCCACCCACCGCAGCAGGTCGACCGGGTCGAACGGCCCGATCGCGTCTGCCTCGCCCGGTGCGAACAGCACCGGCCGCCGGTTCGCATCGCCCGGCGGCAGCGCCGTCAGCTCCGCCCGGTACACGAGCGCCAGCTCCCAGCCGTCGGCATCGAACGGAAAGCTGAGCACATCGGCAACTTCGAGCGCCGAAATCGCCCCGTCGCACCAGTCATCCGCCAGCGCCGCCGCCGTCTCGTACGGGTTCGCCCCATACTCCATCACCGTCCACGGCAGCCATTTCCCCCGTACCCCCGGCGCCGTCACGTCGAATACCGTCAGCCGGCCCGCAAACACCGGCACGAGGTACACCGCCACGTGTGCGCCGCCCGGCGTAAAACCCGCCTGCGGCCGTCCGAAATACGCCTGGCGCATACCGCGATTCTCCGCCCGGCCGGCCCGCCTGTCGAACCCGCGTGCCTCAGGCGAGGATCCCCGCGAACGTCCCCTCGTCGACCGGCCCGACCGCGGCAAGCACCGCCTTCCCCGGGTCCAGCACCTCCCGCCCCACCTCCAGCAGCTCGTCCAGCGTCACGGCATCGAACCGCGCCACCACCTCGTCCACCGTCAGCACCTTCCCGCGCAGCAGCTCCTGCGACCCCAGCCACCCCGCCACCGAACGGGTGTCCTCCATCCGCAGCTGGATCCGCCCCTTCGCCATCTCTTTCGCCTTCTGCAGCTCCGCCGGCGGCACCCCCTTGAGCAGCTTCACCGTCTCCTCAATCGTCGCCTCCGCCGTCACCCGCGCGTTCTCCGGGTCGCACCCCGCGTAAATCGTCAGCGAACCGGCATCCCGGAACTCGCTCGTATAGCTGTGGATGTCGTACACCAGCGCCCGCTCCTCCCGCAGCTCGAGGAAGAGCCGGCTCGACATCCCCTCGCCGAGGAGCATGTTCAACAGGCTCACCGTAAAGCGCCGGTCGCTGTCCAGCGGCACGCTCGGGAAGGCGAAGCAGAGGTGTGCCTGCTCCGTCGCCTTCTCCCGCACCCGCACCCGCGGCGCCCCGTTCCGCGGCATGGCCGGGTACCACGGCCCCGGCTCCGCCGGCGCAACGCCCCCCAGCCACCGCTCGGCCGCCGCGACCACCTCCTCGTGGCGGACATTGCCGGCCACCGCGAGCA is part of the Bacillota bacterium genome and encodes:
- a CDS encoding thioredoxin domain-containing protein; its protein translation is MTQRPPNRLIREASPYLQQHAHDSVDWYPWGEEAFARARAESRPILLSIGYSACHWCHVMERESFQDEAIAALMNRHFVCVKVDREERPEVDRYYQTACQLATGRGGWPLTVWLLPDGRPFHAGTYFPPADRHGLPGFPRVLQAVADAWLHRREEVERAAEAWTRATAEVLAGPLAQLVAGDEELSTPETVALRLAEEADPVHGGLGRAPKFPRAPELELLLRAGLRRPELLETVEAALRAMARGGVHDQLGGGFHRYAVDAAWRVPHFEKMLYDNALLAPLYLAAWQVEGEPWMLAVARRTLGWALREMRHPGGAFFTSQDADAEGEEGRYYLWTAEEVRALLGERDGELLCRHLGIGAEGGRVGGASQPFLAAGAAELAAESGAEPAAVEARLRRGCRRLFRARLRRPRPARDEKVLAGWNGLMIRALALAARALEERRYARAAERAAAFVLERLAPGGEAAEGLAPAGPAAPLLLFRRWREGFGADLAGTLEDVAFLADGLLELYPVAFDRRWLRAAERLGRELVERFWTEEMGFVLAEGGPAGPEGPGGPPAAPAPVAAGAAEAPPTPAAVAIPGRRTLEAAS
- a CDS encoding cytidylate kinase-like family protein is translated as MTVSAITIARQVGTGGEDIAAIVAGQLGYRLLDYRIVQEAALEAGVSPETIAEAERRPSFLARIIEALARTPGAGAAQWGEPLNIDATPILTSADYRQLIQDVVEDFANHGRVVFLGHGAQFMLRARPDVFRVFIAGSEAARVRRLMAQAQLDETAARDLVQRTDRERIAYFREYFGADWLDPASYDLTVSTDRLAPGAAASVILSALELRHPVAA
- a CDS encoding DUF2269 domain-containing protein; translated protein: MDWWRIVHVLSLIWLGAGLGATYPLILRAWASRDLRYRATLLIEAANNETRVLLPGAMASGITGFFWAVAAEYNFIKDAWLGILTLLYIFFYFVCLPLLGFGLRRARLAALIAQKKGEETDELRQVLEDRVPIVFGTILVLSVPLLAWLAVFKPF
- a CDS encoding insulinase family protein, producing the protein MHQRTVLENGLRVVTAELPHTRSATVSVYVGAGSRYERDEEAGLSHFLEHMLFKGASRRPTAREISEAIESVGGVHNAATDREATLYYAKVPHTAALTVIDILADMVTEPVMDPAELEKERAVILEELAGVEDSPAELSAILVDETLWPAQPLGREIGGTPESVKALPLEAVVRYFRKQYVPGNMVLAVAGNVRHEEVVAAAERWLGGVAPAEPGPWYPAMPRNGAPRVRVREKATEQAHLCFAFPSVPLDSDRRFTVSLLNMLLGEGMSSRLFLELREERALVYDIHSYTSEFRDAGSLTIYAGCDPENARVTAEATIEETVKLLKGVPPAELQKAKEMAKGRIQLRMEDTRSVAGWLGSQELLRGKVLTVDEVVARFDAVTLDELLEVGREVLDPGKAVLAAVGPVDEGTFAGILA